In Flavobacterium lacustre, a genomic segment contains:
- a CDS encoding CAP domain-containing protein — MKSTIIRSLMLIAIMFTMNSCSPDSADSSDVSSTIASTSTLVKYSYSASELETLNLINTYRVSIGLNALEKNDYVSFKSEEHDNYMITNNIVSHNDFVARSEDIMKKVGAKSVSENIAFNYNSPQGAVDAWLKSPSHRENIEGNFTHFGIAIRENPATGKKYYTNIFIKI, encoded by the coding sequence ATGAAATCAACAATTATCCGTTCGTTAATGCTTATAGCAATTATGTTCACAATGAATTCTTGTTCTCCTGATTCTGCTGATTCATCAGACGTAAGTTCAACTATAGCTTCTACATCTACTCTTGTAAAATATTCATATAGTGCATCTGAATTAGAAACTTTAAATTTAATCAACACTTACAGGGTTAGTATCGGATTAAACGCTTTGGAAAAAAATGATTATGTTTCTTTTAAATCTGAAGAACATGATAATTACATGATAACAAACAATATAGTTAGCCACAATGATTTTGTAGCTCGTTCTGAAGATATTATGAAAAAAGTTGGAGCAAAATCAGTTTCTGAAAACATTGCATTCAATTACAATTCTCCTCAAGGTGCAGTTGATGCTTGGTTAAAAAGCCCATCTCACAGAGAAAACATAGAAGGTAATTTTACTCACTTTGGAATTGCAATAAGAGAAAATCCTGCTACTGGTAAAAAATATTACACTAATATATTTATTAAAATATAA
- a CDS encoding aspartate carbamoyltransferase catalytic subunit, which translates to MSELSVNHLLGIKYINNKDIDLIFETADHFKEVINRPIKKVPSLRDITIANIFFENSTRTKLSFELAQKRLSADVISFSAAQSSVKKGETLIDTVNNILSMKVDMVVMRHSNPGAAYFLSKNVKASIVNAGDGAHEHPTQALLDSYSIREKLGDVAGKKVVIVGDILHSRVALSNIYALQMQGAEVKVCGPNTLIPRYIESLGVTVEPNLRKALEWCDVANMLRVQNERMDVNFFPSTREYAQQYGVDKNLLDSLNKEIVIMHPGPINRGVEITSDVADSQQSVILNQVENGVAIRMAVIYLLASKIQ; encoded by the coding sequence ATGAGCGAACTAAGCGTAAATCATTTATTAGGAATAAAATATATCAACAATAAAGATATTGACCTTATTTTTGAAACAGCCGATCATTTTAAAGAAGTTATCAATAGACCCATAAAAAAAGTCCCATCCCTACGGGATATTACCATTGCCAATATTTTTTTTGAAAACAGTACCCGAACAAAACTTTCTTTTGAGTTAGCACAAAAAAGGTTATCAGCAGATGTTATCAGTTTTTCAGCGGCTCAGTCTTCTGTGAAAAAAGGAGAAACACTTATAGATACTGTCAATAATATCCTTTCGATGAAAGTTGATATGGTCGTAATGCGCCATTCAAATCCCGGAGCTGCTTACTTTTTGTCAAAAAATGTAAAAGCAAGTATCGTAAATGCAGGCGATGGAGCGCATGAACATCCTACACAAGCTTTATTGGACAGTTATTCAATTAGAGAAAAATTAGGTGATGTGGCGGGTAAAAAAGTGGTTATTGTTGGTGATATTCTGCATTCAAGAGTGGCTTTGTCTAATATTTATGCCTTACAAATGCAAGGTGCAGAAGTTAAGGTTTGTGGTCCTAATACATTAATTCCAAGGTATATTGAATCGCTCGGTGTTACAGTTGAACCTAATTTAAGAAAAGCGCTTGAATGGTGTGATGTGGCTAATATGTTGCGTGTGCAAAACGAAAGAATGGATGTGAATTTTTTCCCTTCTACCAGAGAATATGCTCAACAATATGGAGTAGATAAAAACCTTTTGGATTCCCTTAATAAAGAAATTGTAATTATGCACCCAGGCCCCATTAATCGTGGAGTTGAAATTACCAGTGATGTTGCAGATTCACAACAATCTGTAATTTTAAATCAAGTAGAAAATGGTGTTGCGATACGAATGGCAGTTATCTATCTTTTGGCTTCAAAAATTCAGTAG
- a CDS encoding beta-N-acetylhexosaminidase, whose product MKYILILLFSGFVANAQIKTTSLDLMPWPQKIEMKSGTFTLDKNFKVNIKGQPDARIFQAATHFLRRLDGRTGLFLEQGFVTKENEFPTASLQINCAKAGKTGLYEDESYQLEIQSTGITINATSDLGAIHALETVLQLLQNNASSFYFPMVSITDFPRFTWRGLMIDAARHFQPVDVIKRNLDAMAAVKMNVFHWHLVDDQGWRIEMKKHPRFTELASDGDYYTQEEIKDIVKYADQRGIMVIPEIDVPGHATAILTAYPEIGSKVVNSNANFLENKTQTSTIAPYSLERNSGIFTPTIDPSNPRTYELLSEIFDEVCPLFSGKYFHIGGDENEGKDWDANPKIQAFMKKNKLANNHELQTYFTMQLIPMLKKHQKELMGWEEIMTKNMSKEAVIHSWRGPNEGLLSGQSLVIAAKSGYKTVLSNGYYIDLMQSVADHYLNDPIAKNIALTSEERARILGGEAVMWSELVTPLTIDSRIWPRTAAIAERLWSDAAITDLSSLRKRLKTISFRLEELGITHLKNKDVILRNISNNQKTEALEDFSKICEPLKIYTRNSEGTEYKVYSPLTLFADVCTPDAEDAVAFEVAVNQYLENKSPENQNRVTDFLKKWIEINSKLIALSSNAPLIQPILPLSKNISEASQQLLLKIEKKQAVNTAILSDLIEQCNSKKYADVELAVYSSLIKLL is encoded by the coding sequence ATGAAATACATTTTAATTCTTTTATTTTCTGGCTTTGTAGCCAATGCCCAAATAAAAACAACCTCATTAGATTTGATGCCCTGGCCGCAAAAGATAGAGATGAAATCGGGTACTTTTACTTTAGATAAAAATTTTAAAGTAAACATAAAAGGACAACCTGATGCCAGAATTTTTCAAGCTGCAACTCATTTTCTTCGAAGATTAGACGGGAGAACGGGATTGTTTTTAGAACAAGGATTTGTTACGAAAGAAAATGAATTTCCCACTGCTTCCTTACAAATAAATTGTGCCAAAGCAGGAAAAACAGGATTGTATGAAGACGAAAGTTATCAATTAGAAATTCAGTCTACAGGTATAACAATCAACGCTACATCAGATTTGGGGGCAATTCATGCCTTAGAAACAGTATTACAATTGTTGCAAAACAACGCGAGTTCTTTTTATTTTCCGATGGTTAGTATTACTGATTTTCCCAGATTTACTTGGAGAGGTTTGATGATAGATGCCGCAAGACATTTTCAGCCGGTTGATGTTATCAAAAGAAATCTTGATGCAATGGCTGCTGTTAAAATGAATGTTTTTCATTGGCATTTGGTTGATGATCAAGGATGGAGAATTGAAATGAAAAAACACCCAAGATTTACAGAATTAGCTTCGGATGGGGATTATTATACACAAGAAGAAATTAAAGACATTGTAAAATATGCCGACCAAAGAGGAATTATGGTGATTCCTGAAATTGATGTTCCTGGTCATGCTACGGCAATACTCACTGCTTATCCAGAAATAGGAAGTAAAGTGGTGAATTCAAATGCAAATTTTTTAGAAAATAAAACGCAGACTTCAACGATAGCTCCCTATTCTTTAGAGCGAAATTCAGGGATTTTTACACCAACTATAGATCCATCAAATCCCAGAACATATGAGCTGTTGAGTGAAATTTTTGATGAGGTTTGTCCGCTTTTTTCGGGAAAATATTTCCATATTGGAGGAGACGAAAATGAGGGGAAAGATTGGGATGCTAATCCTAAAATACAGGCGTTCATGAAAAAGAATAAATTGGCAAACAATCATGAATTGCAAACGTATTTCACGATGCAATTAATCCCGATGCTTAAAAAACATCAAAAGGAATTAATGGGTTGGGAAGAAATCATGACAAAAAACATGTCGAAAGAGGCTGTGATTCATTCTTGGAGAGGTCCTAATGAAGGGCTTTTGTCCGGACAATCATTAGTAATTGCAGCAAAGAGCGGTTATAAAACTGTTTTGTCAAACGGTTATTATATTGATTTGATGCAAAGTGTAGCAGATCATTATTTAAATGATCCAATTGCTAAAAATATAGCGTTGACCAGTGAAGAAAGAGCAAGAATTTTGGGAGGTGAAGCTGTAATGTGGAGCGAGCTTGTAACACCGTTGACTATTGATTCCAGGATTTGGCCAAGAACTGCAGCAATTGCCGAAAGATTATGGTCAGATGCTGCAATTACTGATTTGAGCAGCTTGCGCAAAAGGTTAAAAACCATTTCTTTTAGATTAGAAGAATTGGGGATTACTCATTTGAAGAACAAAGATGTAATTTTAAGAAACATCAGTAACAATCAAAAAACAGAAGCTTTAGAAGATTTTTCAAAGATTTGTGAACCACTGAAAATATATACCAGAAATAGCGAAGGAACAGAATATAAGGTGTATTCGCCGTTGACTTTATTTGCGGATGTTTGTACCCCGGATGCGGAAGATGCAGTAGCTTTTGAGGTAGCTGTCAATCAATATTTAGAAAATAAAAGCCCTGAGAATCAAAACAGAGTTACTGATTTTCTCAAAAAATGGATTGAAATTAACTCTAAACTGATAGCGTTAAGTTCTAACGCTCCTTTGATTCAGCCTATTTTACCTTTGTCAAAAAACATAAGTGAAGCATCGCAGCAACTTCTATTGAAAATAGAAAAAAAACAAGCCGTAAATACTGCGATTTTGAGCGATTTAATAGAACAATGCAATTCAAAAAAGTATGCCGATGTAGAATTGGCCGTTTACAGCAGTTTGATAAAATTACTATAA
- a CDS encoding DUF418 domain-containing protein — protein sequence MTNSTFSLKNPRIEVVDALRGFAIMSIMLLHNVEHFEYYHLPESFPDWLVALDKIVWDSLFFLFGGKSYAIFALLFGFSFYIQNDNQVKKGNDFRVRFFWRMMLLLVFGMINTAFYQGDILTLYAFLGLILIPVVNWSNKAVFITAVILMLQPLEWARCIYYALNPDYVAPPNLSNAYYESIGNFMKNGSFMDYVIGNLTLGKIASLLWSWENGRFFQAPALFMLGMLLGRKQMFTTTVENIQFWKKVLRYAIVLFVPLYLLKTYIATLVTRVTMSNKLSVIFSSWSNFAFMCVIVSVFVLLYQKESVVGTLAKLIPFGKMSLTNYIMQSMIGSFIYYRYGLGLFEYTGATYCLLIGIVLFFIQLSFCTWWLKTHKQGPLEYIWHKATWISFGK from the coding sequence ATGACCAACAGTACTTTCAGTTTAAAAAATCCTAGAATAGAAGTTGTTGATGCCTTGAGAGGTTTCGCTATTATGTCAATAATGTTACTTCATAATGTAGAACATTTTGAATATTATCATTTGCCGGAATCCTTTCCGGATTGGCTTGTAGCTCTTGATAAAATAGTTTGGGATAGTTTGTTTTTTCTTTTTGGAGGAAAATCGTATGCTATTTTTGCCCTTCTTTTTGGATTTAGTTTTTACATTCAAAATGATAATCAAGTAAAGAAAGGAAATGATTTCAGGGTCCGATTTTTTTGGAGAATGATGCTATTGTTAGTTTTTGGTATGATTAACACTGCTTTTTACCAAGGGGATATTCTAACTTTATATGCCTTTTTGGGACTTATATTAATTCCGGTGGTGAACTGGAGCAACAAAGCTGTTTTTATAACTGCGGTTATTTTGATGTTACAACCTTTGGAATGGGCAAGATGCATCTATTATGCTTTAAATCCGGATTATGTGGCTCCGCCAAATTTATCTAATGCTTATTATGAAAGTATAGGGAATTTTATGAAAAACGGTTCTTTTATGGATTATGTAATTGGGAATTTGACATTAGGAAAAATTGCTTCATTATTGTGGTCTTGGGAAAACGGACGATTTTTTCAAGCTCCAGCTTTATTTATGTTAGGAATGTTGCTGGGCAGAAAACAAATGTTTACCACAACGGTTGAAAATATCCAGTTTTGGAAAAAGGTTTTGCGTTATGCTATTGTTTTATTTGTTCCCTTGTATTTATTAAAAACATATATTGCAACGCTTGTAACGAGAGTAACGATGTCTAATAAACTGTCGGTTATTTTTTCTTCTTGGTCAAATTTTGCCTTTATGTGTGTTATTGTTTCGGTTTTTGTACTCTTGTATCAAAAAGAATCAGTTGTGGGAACCCTTGCTAAGTTGATTCCATTTGGAAAAATGAGTTTGACCAATTATATCATGCAATCTATGATTGGTTCGTTTATATATTACCGTTACGGACTGGGACTTTTTGAATATACCGGCGCAACATATTGCTTGTTAATAGGTATTGTTTTGTTTTTTATCCAATTGTCTTTTTGTACGTGGTGGCTTAAAACCCATAAACAAGGGCCATTAGAATATATTTGGCACAAAGCAACTTGGATTTCTTTTGGTAAATAA
- a CDS encoding ribonuclease Z: MKVDQKGHTITIKDTQGDLSSFLTKVTSQFKTFESHNIIIDLLHYNNLSIDQIKLFLPLSKQHKKNKKSFIIVASDFDYNAVPAKLIVVPSVLEAHDIIDMEEIERDLGF, encoded by the coding sequence ATGAAAGTAGATCAAAAAGGCCACACGATTACAATTAAAGACACACAAGGTGATCTTTCTTCTTTTTTGACGAAAGTCACCAGCCAATTTAAAACATTCGAAAGCCATAATATAATTATAGATTTGTTGCATTATAATAACTTGTCTATTGACCAGATTAAGTTGTTTTTGCCATTATCTAAACAGCATAAAAAAAATAAAAAATCATTTATTATTGTTGCTTCCGATTTTGATTACAATGCAGTTCCTGCTAAATTAATTGTTGTTCCTTCAGTATTAGAAGCCCACGATATTATTGATATGGAAGAGATTGAAAGAGACTTGGGATTTTAA
- the pdxH gene encoding pyridoxamine 5'-phosphate oxidase translates to MKDLSNYRKSYEKSELLESNIPEDPINLFNRWFHEVEDFGGNEEVNAMTVSTIGLDGFPKSRVVLLKKFNEEGFIFYTNYNSEKGKAIELNPKVCLSFFWPSMERQVIIKGIANRTPENISDGYFDSRPDGSKLGAIVSNQSEVVPSRAYLEENLKQLEADYEGIVIPRPKHWGGFLVTPLEVEFWQGRPNRLHDRIRFIAQEDYSWKTDRLSP, encoded by the coding sequence ATGAAAGATTTAAGTAATTACAGGAAATCGTACGAAAAGAGCGAATTGTTAGAATCTAATATTCCGGAAGATCCTATTAACCTTTTTAACAGATGGTTTCATGAAGTCGAAGATTTTGGGGGTAATGAGGAAGTAAATGCTATGACGGTTTCAACGATTGGTTTAGATGGGTTTCCTAAATCAAGAGTGGTTTTGTTGAAAAAATTTAATGAAGAAGGTTTTATTTTTTATACCAATTACAATTCAGAAAAAGGAAAGGCCATTGAGTTGAATCCAAAGGTTTGTCTCTCTTTCTTTTGGCCTAGTATGGAGCGTCAGGTGATTATAAAAGGAATAGCTAATAGAACTCCGGAAAATATATCTGATGGTTATTTTGATTCGAGACCCGATGGAAGTAAACTGGGCGCAATAGTTTCTAATCAAAGTGAAGTTGTTCCTTCCAGAGCGTATTTAGAAGAAAATTTAAAACAATTAGAAGCTGATTATGAAGGTATAGTAATTCCCAGACCTAAACATTGGGGAGGTTTTTTAGTAACTCCTTTAGAAGTAGAATTTTGGCAAGGCAGACCAAATCGATTGCATGACAGAATTCGATTTATTGCTCAAGAAGATTATTCTTGGAAGACAGATAGACTTTCTCCATAA
- a CDS encoding DUF418 domain-containing protein, protein MAVILMLQPLEWTKYVYILFHPDYIPAPNTSDFYFGKMGLYLNSNSFIDYAIGNLQIGKMAAMFWSWENGRFFQAPALFMLGMLVGRKQLFVINTATSRFWKKVFLYSILLFVPLFILKTHLPDIISRKAELDRLSVIITSWSNVAFMAVLVSSFVQLYQKMKLNRLLSKLVPFGKMSLTNYIMQSVIGAFIYYQYGLGLFKYTGATYCLLIGISLFILQLLFCTWWLKTHKQGPLESIWHKATWFSFRK, encoded by the coding sequence ATGGCTGTGATCTTGATGTTGCAACCTTTAGAATGGACTAAATATGTTTATATTTTGTTTCATCCGGATTATATTCCTGCGCCAAATACCTCTGATTTTTATTTTGGTAAAATGGGACTTTATCTGAACAGTAATTCTTTTATAGATTACGCTATCGGAAACTTGCAAATTGGGAAAATGGCTGCCATGTTTTGGTCTTGGGAAAACGGAAGATTTTTTCAGGCACCAGCTTTGTTTATGTTAGGAATGTTAGTTGGTCGAAAACAACTTTTTGTTATCAATACAGCAACATCCCGTTTTTGGAAAAAAGTATTCTTGTATTCAATCCTTTTATTTGTCCCTTTATTTATATTAAAAACACATCTACCGGATATTATTTCCAGAAAAGCAGAACTAGACCGACTTTCTGTTATCATTACTTCTTGGTCGAATGTTGCTTTTATGGCAGTTTTAGTTTCTTCATTTGTACAGTTATATCAAAAAATGAAGCTGAACAGATTGCTTTCTAAGTTGGTTCCTTTTGGCAAAATGAGTTTGACTAATTATATCATGCAATCTGTTATAGGCGCTTTTATATATTATCAATATGGGTTAGGGTTGTTTAAGTACACAGGAGCAACGTATTGTTTACTTATAGGAATCAGTTTGTTTATTTTACAATTATTATTTTGTACATGGTGGCTAAAAACCCATAAACAAGGTCCTTTGGAGTCAATTTGGCATAAAGCAACTTGGTTTTCATTTCGCAAATAA
- a CDS encoding heparan-alpha-glucosaminide N-acetyltransferase domain-containing protein has translation MPNNSFNLKAPRIEVVDALRGFAIMSIMLLHNIEHFDYYFFPEFFPDWLKALDKIIWDTLFFLFGGKSYAIFALLFGFSFYIQNNNQEQKGKDFRVRFFWRLILLFGFGFVNTLFY, from the coding sequence ATGCCAAATAATTCTTTTAATTTAAAAGCACCTAGGATAGAAGTTGTTGATGCTTTGCGCGGTTTTGCCATTATGTCGATTATGTTACTTCATAATATTGAACATTTTGATTACTATTTTTTTCCGGAATTCTTCCCGGATTGGTTGAAAGCATTGGACAAAATAATCTGGGATACTTTGTTTTTTTTATTTGGAGGAAAATCGTATGCTATTTTTGCATTGCTTTTTGGATTTAGTTTTTATATTCAAAATAACAATCAAGAACAAAAAGGGAAAGATTTCAGAGTACGTTTTTTTTGGCGATTGATACTGTTGTTTGGTTTTGGTTTTGTGAATACTCTTTTTTACTAA
- the pyrR gene encoding bifunctional pyr operon transcriptional regulator/uracil phosphoribosyltransferase PyrR, with amino-acid sequence MNQKVLLTSKEVNIILHRLACQLIEKHLDFSDTILIGIQPRGTFLAERLKDLLEKEYQVPNIALGYLDITFFRDDFRRTNKPLEANKTQINFLVENKKVIFIDDVLYTGRSIRSALTAIQSFGRPSGIELLTLIDRRFSRDLPIQPDYRGRQVDAINGEKVKVCWKEQDGEDGVFLINNNQ; translated from the coding sequence ATGAATCAAAAAGTATTGCTCACTTCTAAGGAAGTCAATATCATTCTGCACCGTTTGGCTTGTCAGTTAATTGAAAAACATCTAGATTTTTCGGATACGATATTAATAGGGATTCAGCCAAGAGGAACTTTTTTAGCAGAGCGTTTAAAAGATTTGTTAGAAAAGGAATATCAGGTGCCTAATATAGCTTTAGGGTATTTGGATATTACTTTTTTCAGGGATGATTTTCGTAGAACTAACAAGCCTTTAGAAGCAAATAAAACCCAGATTAACTTTTTAGTTGAGAATAAGAAAGTCATTTTTATTGATGATGTTTTATATACAGGACGCAGTATTCGTTCAGCTTTAACGGCAATACAATCTTTTGGAAGACCTTCCGGGATTGAACTTTTAACCTTAATAGACCGTCGATTTAGCCGTGATTTGCCTATTCAACCAGATTACAGAGGGCGTCAGGTAGATGCAATTAATGGCGAAAAAGTAAAGGTATGCTGGAAAGAACAAGACGGTGAAGATGGTGTTTTTTTAATCAATAATAATCAATAA
- a CDS encoding ABC-F family ATP-binding cassette domain-containing protein translates to MLTVNNLSVQFGKRILFDEVNTTFTHGNIYGVIGANGAGKSTFLKIIAGDMDPTSGHIHLEPGKRMSVLNQNHNMFDEYTVLETVMMGNKVLYAIKKEMDELYLDYNDKNADRIGELQVQFEEMNGWNADSDAASMLSNLGISEDNHYTLMGDLEGKIKVRVLLAQALFGNPDLLIMDEPTNDLDFETIAWLENFLANYENTVIVVSHDRHFLDSVCTHISDIDFNKINHYSGNYTFWYESSQLAAKQRAQQNKKAEEKKQELEEFIRRFSANVAKSKQATSRKKMISKLNISEIRPSSRRYPAIIFDQEREAGDQILNVQNLSASVDGEVLFKGVDLNMAKGDKIVLFSKDSRATTAFYEILNGNQTADSGTCDWGVTTNQAYLPVENHSFFESDYSLVDWLRQWVKTEEERDEVNIRSFLGKMIFSGEEALKTCRVLSGGEKVRCMLSRMMMERANVLMLDEPTNHLDLESITAFNNSLKNFKGSVIFTTHDHEFSQTVGNRVVELTPKGAIDRYMTFDEYLDNEGVQELRTKMYS, encoded by the coding sequence ATGTTAACAGTCAATAATTTATCAGTTCAATTTGGCAAACGAATTTTGTTCGACGAAGTAAATACTACTTTTACACACGGTAATATTTACGGAGTTATTGGAGCCAATGGTGCTGGAAAATCTACATTCTTAAAAATAATAGCAGGTGATATGGACCCAACTTCGGGACACATACATTTGGAACCAGGGAAACGCATGTCGGTTTTGAACCAAAACCACAATATGTTTGATGAGTACACCGTTCTGGAAACAGTAATGATGGGGAACAAAGTTTTATACGCCATCAAAAAAGAAATGGACGAATTGTACTTGGATTACAATGATAAAAATGCAGATCGAATAGGGGAGTTGCAAGTGCAATTTGAAGAAATGAATGGTTGGAATGCAGATTCTGATGCTGCATCAATGTTGTCAAATCTTGGTATTTCAGAGGATAATCATTATACGTTAATGGGCGATTTAGAAGGAAAAATCAAAGTGCGAGTGCTTTTGGCGCAAGCCCTTTTTGGAAATCCTGATTTGCTTATTATGGATGAGCCTACCAATGATTTGGATTTTGAAACTATTGCTTGGTTAGAAAATTTCCTTGCTAATTATGAAAATACAGTAATTGTAGTTTCGCATGACAGACACTTTTTGGATTCAGTTTGTACACACATTTCAGATATTGATTTTAATAAAATTAATCATTACTCCGGAAATTATACTTTTTGGTATGAATCAAGCCAATTAGCAGCAAAACAACGCGCACAACAAAACAAAAAAGCAGAAGAAAAGAAACAGGAATTAGAAGAATTTATTCGTCGTTTTAGCGCGAATGTGGCCAAATCAAAACAAGCTACTTCCCGTAAAAAGATGATTTCTAAATTGAATATTTCCGAAATTAGACCATCAAGTCGTCGTTATCCTGCGATTATATTTGACCAAGAACGTGAAGCTGGAGATCAGATTTTGAATGTACAAAATTTGAGTGCTTCTGTAGATGGTGAGGTTTTGTTTAAAGGAGTGGATTTGAATATGGCAAAAGGCGATAAAATCGTGTTGTTCTCTAAAGATTCGCGTGCAACAACTGCTTTCTATGAAATCCTAAACGGAAACCAAACAGCAGATTCCGGAACTTGTGATTGGGGAGTTACCACAAACCAAGCGTATTTGCCGGTAGAAAACCATTCGTTCTTTGAGAGTGATTATTCGCTTGTAGATTGGTTGCGTCAATGGGTAAAAACGGAAGAAGAGCGCGATGAGGTAAATATTCGCAGCTTCCTTGGGAAAATGATTTTTTCTGGAGAAGAAGCCTTAAAAACGTGTCGTGTTTTATCTGGAGGAGAAAAAGTACGTTGTATGTTATCTCGAATGATGATGGAAAGAGCTAACGTTTTGATGCTGGATGAACCAACAAATCACCTGGATTTAGAGTCAATCACAGCGTTTAATAATTCTTTGAAAAACTTCAAAGGTTCGGTAATTTTTACAACACATGATCATGAGTTTTCTCAAACTGTTGGAAATAGAGTAGTTGAATTGACTCCAAAAGGAGCGATTGACCGTTACATGACTTTTGATGAATATTTGGACAACGAAGGAGTTCAGGAATTAAGAACGAAGATGTATTCTTAA
- a CDS encoding ribonuclease Z: MKLTILGCYAATPRTFTNPTSQLLEIKNRLFLIDCGEGTQVQLRKNKIRFSKINHVFISHLHGDHFFGLIGLISTFTLLNRVTDLHIYGPKGIKEICLLQLRLSNSWTNYGLFFHELESNESEVIFEDEKVFVKTIPLKHRIYTNGFLFQEKIGERKLNLDAVQNYEIDSCYYQKIKNGKDIILDDGRVIENEKLTFDPLPAKNYAFCSDTVYNESILPIIANADVLYHESTFLQSEERLAERTLHSTAQDAARIAFKANVKQLILGHYSTRYDSVELFKEEALQVFPNVLLADDGVSFEL; encoded by the coding sequence TTGAAACTAACCATACTTGGTTGCTACGCAGCAACGCCGCGAACTTTTACAAATCCTACTTCCCAGTTATTAGAAATAAAAAATCGACTTTTTCTGATTGATTGCGGAGAAGGGACTCAAGTACAATTGCGCAAAAACAAAATCCGGTTTTCAAAAATCAATCATGTTTTTATTTCGCATTTACATGGAGACCATTTTTTTGGACTAATTGGTCTGATATCTACTTTTACATTGCTTAACAGAGTCACTGATTTGCATATTTATGGTCCAAAAGGAATAAAAGAAATTTGTCTGTTACAATTGCGTTTGTCAAATTCCTGGACAAATTACGGATTGTTTTTTCATGAATTAGAATCAAACGAAAGTGAAGTAATTTTTGAAGATGAAAAGGTTTTTGTGAAAACCATACCGTTAAAACATCGTATTTATACCAATGGTTTTTTGTTTCAGGAAAAGATAGGCGAGCGGAAACTCAATTTAGATGCTGTTCAAAATTATGAAATCGATTCCTGTTATTATCAAAAAATAAAAAACGGGAAAGACATTATTTTAGATGATGGAAGAGTTATTGAAAACGAAAAATTGACTTTTGATCCGCTTCCAGCAAAGAATTATGCCTTCTGTTCTGATACAGTGTATAATGAATCAATACTTCCTATTATAGCAAATGCAGATGTTTTATATCATGAATCTACATTTTTGCAATCTGAAGAGCGTTTAGCAGAAAGAACCTTGCATTCTACGGCGCAAGATGCTGCTAGAATTGCTTTTAAAGCAAATGTAAAACAGCTTATTTTAGGTCATTATTCTACTCGATATGACTCTGTAGAACTTTTTAAAGAAGAAGCTTTACAAGTGTTTCCAAATGTACTTCTGGCTGATGACGGTGTGTCGTTTGAGTTATAA